In one window of Musa acuminata AAA Group cultivar baxijiao chromosome BXJ3-2, Cavendish_Baxijiao_AAA, whole genome shotgun sequence DNA:
- the LOC135631699 gene encoding transcription factor TEOSINTE BRANCHED 1-like produces the protein MPQIVASNQMLLLHLAKLPWVERLHSCESAHLSQMRSRKMLPIRDPEYIFDQSSNEQLEFNPHLLLPNSSCFPSSTPTIFCPDGFRDLFLASTNIGIANAAPTSTRPSLPLGDSATSVERQEGDDSRSRKRALRKCRHSKIVTANGPRGRRMRLSIDVARSFFRLQDTLGFDKASKTVQWLLTVSKAAIEELGTLSSAEHSGCSNRSPKSESSALVCQDSSAISSSKNKSSTVTAAAREVKKSKARKGGVKPSRKVEYHSALARESRAKARARARERTREKQRMTSLDIIKEETSLNNMNSLMEFANIEEDESCAPNWCLNVASDTAAAYEVPVIGGPVLIPVFENSQDTTAINDAGGIFEEEWDVDALSLYLTSLESVITQTP, from the coding sequence AAAAATGCTTCCGATCCGTGACCCCGAGTACATCTTCGACCAGTCTTCGAACGAGCAACTTGAGTTCAaccctcatcttcttcttcccaacAGCTCCTGCTTCCCCTCCTCCACACCGACAATCTTTTGTCCCGATGGCTTTCGTGATCTCTTCTTAGCCTCCACCAATATCGGCATCGCGAATGCGGCTCCAACATCTACTCGGCCAAGCCTTCCTCTTGGTGATTCAGCCACATCGGTGGAGAGGCAGGAAGGCGACGACAGTCGTAGCCGCAAAAGGGCTCTGAGGAAATGCAGGCACAGCAAGATAGTTACCGCAAATGGGCCGAGGGGTCGAAGGATGAGGCTCTCCATCGATGTGGCACGGAGCTTTTTCCGACTACAGGACACGCTCGGCTTCGACAAGGCCAGCAAGACAGTGCAATGGCTGCTCACCGTGTCCAAAGCTGCCATCGAAGAGCTCGGCACCCTTTCCTCAGCCGAACATAGCGGTTGCAGCAATCGAAGCCCGAAAAGTGAATCATCCGCTTTGGTATGCCAGGATTCGTCCGCTATTTCTAGCTCCAAGAACAAGTCCTCCACCGTGACCGCTGCAGCCAGGGAAGTAAAGAAGAGCAAAGCCAGAAAAGGAGGTGTTAAGCCGTCGAGGAAGGTGGAGTACCACTCAGCGCTTGCGAGGGAGTCGAGGGCCAAGGCAAGGGCGAGAGCAAGAGAGAGGACGAGGGAGAAGCAAAGGATGACTTCCTTGGATATCATCAAGGAAGAAACAAGCTTGAACAATATGAACTCATTGATGGAGTTTGCTAATATAGAGGAAGACGAATCTTGCGCACCGAACTGGTGCTTGAACGTAGCCAGCGACACAGCCGCAGCCTATGAAGTCCCAGTGATAGGTGGACCAGTGCTGATTCCGGTCTTTGAGAATAGCCAGGATACCACGGCAATTAATGACGCAGGTGGCATCTTCGAAGAAGAGTGGGACGTGGACGCACTTTCCTTGTACTTGACATCGCTGGAATCTGTAATAACGCAAACCCCTTAA
- the LOC135631179 gene encoding uncharacterized protein LOC135631179, whose translation MTSAAGGTPPQNPTPPAGEAERRRSPIRKKTATRTRDDGGKEDVVMEEEKEGAFLLGEPTFLDLGGGRLRCVETGHELLAKDEEAYGRTKACRLALIDAAVAQKKPPLNMFQPHPTSKSQLVCKLTGDSVNKSEEHIWKHINGRKFHNKLEQKEMEKHSSAEAVEKDTKQSKKQVKSTLGSRNRVRKKDINMNDSHTKKTKADDDDDMVEPEFWVPPVGSRWDLDDGKDRWDPQTNMVDEADDGSGLDGISEKDDPETIELSNRTKRMSIVVGPSSFASRKKKIKKAATLPNGS comes from the exons ATGACGTCTGCAGCAGGTGGAACGCCACCCCAAAACCCTACCCCTCCTGCAGGAGAGGCGGAGCGGCGCCGTTCCCCCATCCGGAAGAAGACGGCGACGAGAACGAGGGATGATGGTGGCAAAGAGGATGTGgtgatggaggaggagaaggagggcgCCTTCCTCCTGGGTGAGCCTACCTTCTTGGACCTGGGTGGCGGGCGTTTGCGGTGCGTGGAGACGGGGCATGAGCTGCTCGCCAAGGACGAGGAGGCCTACGGCCGCACCAAGGCCTGCCGCCTCGCGCTCATCGACGCCGCCGTTGCCCAGAAGAAGCCTCCCCTCAACATGTTCCAACCCCACCCCACCTCCAA GTCGCAGCTGGTGTGCAAGCTGACCGGTGATTCGGTGAATAAATCTGAGGAACATATCTGGAAGCACATCAATGGAAGGAAATTCCACAATAAATTAG AACAAAAGGAAATGGAGAAGCATTCCTCTGCAGAAGCAGTGGAGAAAGACACAAAACAGTCAAAGAAGCAAGTGAAGTCAACTCTGGGTTCTCGCAATAGAGTTCGGAAGAAAGACATCAACATGAATGATTCACATACCAAGAAGACAAaggcagatgatgatgatgatatggtgGAGCCTGAATTTTGGGTTCCTCCTGTTGGAAGTCGCTGGGACCTTGATGATGGAAAAGATCGTTGGGATCCTCAAACAAACATGGTTGATGAGGCAGATGATGGTAGTGGCCTAG ATGGAATATCTGAAAAAGATGACCCAGAAACAATTGAGCTTTCCAATCG GACTAAGCGAATGTCAATAGTTGTTGGCCCCAGCAGCTTTGcttcaaggaagaagaagattaagaAGGCTGCAACCCTTCCAAATGGTAGTTGA
- the LOC103976839 gene encoding transcription factor CYCLOIDEA-like codes for MRLQHLLGQAFLLVIQPHRWRGRKATTVGSRKRALRKCRHSKIVTANGPRGRRMRLSIDVARSFFRLQDTLGFDKASKTVQWLLTVSKAAIEELGTLSSAEHSGCSNRSPKSESSALVCQDSSAISSSKNKSSTVTAAAREVKKSKARKGGVKPSRKVEYHSALARESRAKARARARERTREKQRMTSLDIIKEETSLNNMNSLMEFANIEEDESCAPNWCLNVASDTAAAYEVPVIPVFENSQDNHGNQ; via the coding sequence ATGCGGCTCCAACATCTACTCGGCCAAGCCTTCCTCTTGGTGATTCAGCCACATCGGTGGAGAGGCAGGAAGGCGACGACAGTTGGTAGCCGTAAAAGGGCTCTGAGGAAATGCAGGCACAGCAAGATAGTTACCGCAAATGGGCCGAGGGGTCGAAGGATGAGGCTCTCCATCGATGTGGCACGGAGCTTTTTCCGACTACAGGACACGCTCGGCTTCGACAAGGCCAGCAAGACAGTGCAATGGCTGCTCACCGTGTCCAAAGCTGCCATCGAAGAGCTCGGCACCCTTTCCTCAGCCGAACATAGCGGTTGCAGCAATCGAAGCCCGAAAAGTGAATCATCCGCTTTGGTATGCCAGGATTCGTCCGCTATTTCTAGCTCCAAGAACAAGTCCTCCACCGTGACCGCTGCAGCCAGGGAAGTAAAGAAGAGCAAAGCCAGAAAAGGAGGTGTTAAGCCGTCGAGGAAGGTGGAGTACCACTCAGCGCTTGCGAGGGAGTCGAGGGCCAAGGCAAGGGCGAGAGCAAGAGAGAGGACGAGGGAGAAGCAAAGGATGACTTCCTTGGATATCATCAAGGAAGAAACAAGCTTGAACAATATGAACTCATTGATGGAGTTTGCTAATATAGAGGAAGACGAATCTTGCGCACCGAACTGGTGCTTGAACGTAGCCAGCGACACAGCCGCAGCCTATGAAGTCCCAGTGATTCCGGTCTTTGAGAATAGCCAGGATAACCACGGCAATCAATGA
- the LOC135631913 gene encoding isocitrate dehydrogenase [NAD] regulatory subunit 1, mitochondrial-like isoform X1 produces the protein MRRSSPLLHQILRGAAASSSSSVGRRSVTYMPRPGDGAPRPVTLIPGDGIGPLVTGAVRRVMEAMHAPVYFETYEVHGDMTTVPPEVIESIRRNKVCLKGGLATPVGGGVSSLNMQLRKELDLYASLVHCFNLPGLPTRHENVNIVVIRENTEGEYSGLEHEVVPGVVESLKVITKFCSERIAKYAFEYAYLNNRKTVTAVHKANIMKLADGLFLESCREVATKYPGIKYNEIIVDNCCMQLVSKPEQFDVMVTPNLYGNLVANTAAGIAGGTGVMPGGNVGQDHAVFEQGASAGNVGNEKLVEQKKANPVALLLSSAMMLRHLQFPSFADRLVTAVKRVIAEGKYKTKDLGGSGTTQEVVDAVIANLD, from the exons ATGAGGCGATCTTCGCCGCTCCTCCACCAGATCCTCCgaggcgccgccgcctcctcctcatcGTCGGTGGGCCGGCGCTCCGTTACCTACATGCCTCGGCCCGGCGACGGCGCGCCGAGGCCGGTCACCTTGATCCCTGGAGACGGGATCGGCCCCCTCGTCACCGGCGCCGTGCGGCGGGTGATGGAGGCGATGCACGCGCCGGTGTATTTCGAGACGTACGAGGTCCACGGGGACATGACCACAGTGCCGCCGGAGGTGATCGAGTCGATCCGGCGGAACAAGGTGTGCCTCAAGGGCGGGCTCGCCACCCCGGTGGGTGGGGGAGTCAGTTCCCTCAACATGCAGCTGAGGAAGGAACTGGACCTCTACGCGTCGCTCGTTCATTGCTTTAATCTCCCGGGATTGCCCACGAGGCATGAGAATGTGAATATTGTGGTGATCAGGGAGAACACGGAGGGTGAGTACTCAGGTTTGGAGCACGAGGTTGTGCCTGGTGTGGTTGAGAGTCTTAAG GTGATAACAAAGTTCTGTTCAGAGCGCATAGCAAAGTATGCATTTGAGTATGCTTACCTTAACAACAGAAAGACAGTCACAGCAGTACATAAAGCCAACATTATGAAACTTGCAGATGGTTTGTTCCTTGAATCTTGTCGCGAGGTTGCAACTAAATACCCAGGGATAAAATATAACGAGATTATAGTTGACAATTGCTGCATGCAACTTGTTTCAAAGCCAGAGCAATTTGATGTCATG GTCACACCAAATCTTTATGGCAATTTGGTGGCAAATACAGCTGCTGGAATTGCTGGAGGCACTGGAGTCATGCCAGGAG GTAATGTTGGTCAGGATCATGCAGTGTTTGAGCAAGGTGCTTCAGCGGGCAATGTAGGAAATGAGAAGCTAGTGGAACAGAAGAAGGCAAACCCGGTGGCCCTGCTCCTTTCGTCCGCGATGATGCTGAGGCACCTCCAGTTTCCATCATTTGCCGATCGCCTGGTGACTGCCGTCAAGCGTGTGATCGCCGAGGGCAAGTACAAGACCAAAGATCTGGGGGGGAGCGGTACAACCCAAGAGGTTGTCGATGCAGTCATAGCAAACCTGGACTGA
- the LOC135631913 gene encoding isocitrate dehydrogenase [NAD] regulatory subunit 1, mitochondrial-like isoform X2: MRRSSPLLHQILRGAAASSSSSVGRRSVTYMPRPGDGAPRPVTLIPGDGIGPLVTGAVRRVMEAMHAPVYFETYEVHGDMTTVPPEVIESIRRNKVCLKGGLATPVGGGVSSLNMQLRKELDLYASLVHCFNLPGLPTRHENVNIVVIRENTEGEYSGLEHEVVPGVVESLKFCSERIAKYAFEYAYLNNRKTVTAVHKANIMKLADGLFLESCREVATKYPGIKYNEIIVDNCCMQLVSKPEQFDVMVTPNLYGNLVANTAAGIAGGTGVMPGGNVGQDHAVFEQGASAGNVGNEKLVEQKKANPVALLLSSAMMLRHLQFPSFADRLVTAVKRVIAEGKYKTKDLGGSGTTQEVVDAVIANLD, translated from the exons ATGAGGCGATCTTCGCCGCTCCTCCACCAGATCCTCCgaggcgccgccgcctcctcctcatcGTCGGTGGGCCGGCGCTCCGTTACCTACATGCCTCGGCCCGGCGACGGCGCGCCGAGGCCGGTCACCTTGATCCCTGGAGACGGGATCGGCCCCCTCGTCACCGGCGCCGTGCGGCGGGTGATGGAGGCGATGCACGCGCCGGTGTATTTCGAGACGTACGAGGTCCACGGGGACATGACCACAGTGCCGCCGGAGGTGATCGAGTCGATCCGGCGGAACAAGGTGTGCCTCAAGGGCGGGCTCGCCACCCCGGTGGGTGGGGGAGTCAGTTCCCTCAACATGCAGCTGAGGAAGGAACTGGACCTCTACGCGTCGCTCGTTCATTGCTTTAATCTCCCGGGATTGCCCACGAGGCATGAGAATGTGAATATTGTGGTGATCAGGGAGAACACGGAGGGTGAGTACTCAGGTTTGGAGCACGAGGTTGTGCCTGGTGTGGTTGAGAGTCTTAAG TTCTGTTCAGAGCGCATAGCAAAGTATGCATTTGAGTATGCTTACCTTAACAACAGAAAGACAGTCACAGCAGTACATAAAGCCAACATTATGAAACTTGCAGATGGTTTGTTCCTTGAATCTTGTCGCGAGGTTGCAACTAAATACCCAGGGATAAAATATAACGAGATTATAGTTGACAATTGCTGCATGCAACTTGTTTCAAAGCCAGAGCAATTTGATGTCATG GTCACACCAAATCTTTATGGCAATTTGGTGGCAAATACAGCTGCTGGAATTGCTGGAGGCACTGGAGTCATGCCAGGAG GTAATGTTGGTCAGGATCATGCAGTGTTTGAGCAAGGTGCTTCAGCGGGCAATGTAGGAAATGAGAAGCTAGTGGAACAGAAGAAGGCAAACCCGGTGGCCCTGCTCCTTTCGTCCGCGATGATGCTGAGGCACCTCCAGTTTCCATCATTTGCCGATCGCCTGGTGACTGCCGTCAAGCGTGTGATCGCCGAGGGCAAGTACAAGACCAAAGATCTGGGGGGGAGCGGTACAACCCAAGAGGTTGTCGATGCAGTCATAGCAAACCTGGACTGA
- the LOC135630812 gene encoding uncharacterized protein LOC135630812 encodes MGDASGPSCGGDDEWEICNDNGFVYKRRRRRRRLIRPGESAEGPSIAEDPEVELRRHCRARRRRCLLDLRDRYRQELEQWDLLSSTLLDLAAPPPSAAASSSRPEPPSVELPEPPGGCIHQPLVDDLLHQVEAQEAILRKLSEICDYVESLCREKEEGLVESLIELPIWGSPRSLMTSFSDRLLDNIL; translated from the exons ATGGGCGACGCCTCCGGGCCCAGctgcggcggcgacgacgagtgGGAGATCTGCAACGACAACGGCTTCGTCTAcaagcgccgccgccgccgccgccgcctcatcCGGCCGGGCGAGTCGGCGGAAGGCCCGTCCATCGCCGAGGACCCAGAGGTCGAGCTGAGGCGGCACTGCCGGGCCCGCCGCCGGCGCTGCCTCCTCGACCTTCGGGACAGGTACCGGCAGGAGCTGGAGCAGTGGGATCTCCTGTCGTCGACTCTCCTCGACCTCGCAGCCCCGCCACCGTCCGCCGCCGCTTCGTCTTCGCGACCCGAGCCACCGTCGGTGGAGCTCCCGGAGCCTCCGGGTGGATGTATCCATCAGCCCTTGGTCGATGACCTACTCCATCAG GTGGAGGCTCAAGAGGCGATTCTCAGGAAGTTGTCGGAGATCTGCGACTATGTGGAATCGTTGTGCAGGGAGAAGGAAGAGGGCTTGGTCGAATCTCTAATAGAGTTGCCGATTTGGGGAAGTCCTCGGTCTCTTATGACCTCATTTTCTGATCGATTGCTTGATAACATCTTATAG
- the LOC135631120 gene encoding chalcone isomerase-like protein 1 has translation MQAEVGRKEEEKMEVEPKTGVSFPAKLPDGKQLCATGLRRRKLLAFGVNFYAFGMYVHIDARSKELLMAKLGEAAEKPCKELYEAVIDGDVGIAVRLVIVFKGLTMSMVRKSFDEGLVGSLKKLTDGQKNEELIKKVMAAAKDGTKLPPGSVIEITRLPGQVLQAKVKDELVSKVESELLCRAYFHLYLGDDPFDKEAKERFGRTLVSSLSAP, from the exons ATGCAAGCGGAAGTAggcaggaaggaggaggagaagatggaAGTGGAGCCCAAGACTGGAGTCTCGTTTCCTGCGAAGCTACCTGATGGGAAGCAGCTGTGTGCCACCGGGTTAAGGAGAAGGAAACTTCTGGCGTTCGGCGTCAACTTCTACGCCTTCG GAATGTACGTCCACATTGATGCTCGGTCGAAGGAGCTTCTCATGGCGAAGCTTGGCGAGGCCGCAGAGAAACCCTGTAAGGAACTGTACGAGGCAGTGATCGACGGCGACGTGGGCATCGCTGTGAGGCTGGTGATAGTGTTCAAAGGCCTCACCATGAGCATGGTGAGGAAGTCCTTCGATGAAGGCCTCGTTGGATCACTGAAGAAGCTCACCGATGGGCAGAAGAACGAGGAGCTCATCAAGAA GGTCATGGCAGCAGCGAAAGATGGCACTAAACTGCCTCCTGGATCGGTCATCGAGATAACTCGGCTTCCTGGACAAGTGCTGCAGGCCAAGG TGAAAGATGAGCTGGTGAGCAAGGTGGAGAGTGAGTTGCTGTGCAGAGCTTACTTCCACTTGTATCTGGGTGATGATCCATTCGACAAGGAGGCCAAAGAGAGATTTGGAAGAACGCTGGTCTCTTCTCTTTCGGCTCCATAG